CGAGTTAGTAAATAGAAGTAATAGATTTCATCAAATAATAAGGCGAGCATCTAAAAATATTGTTTTAGAAGAAACTCTTGAGAACATTGAAAAAATAATATCTCGAGACAGAAATATTTCTGCAGCTAATATGGATAGAACGATTGAAATATACGCAGAGCACAATGCTATTATCAATGCTATAGAAAAAAATGATATAAGTGAGTTAGAAAATGCAATAAGAACCCACATTCAA
The genomic region above belongs to Tissierellales bacterium and contains:
- a CDS encoding FCD domain-containing protein; its protein translation is ELVNRSNRFHQIIRRASKNIVLEETLENIEKIISRDRNISAANMDRTIEIYAEHNAIINAIEKNDISELENAIRTHIQNGLSYFKQKINN